A genomic region of Psychrobacter sp. M13 contains the following coding sequences:
- a CDS encoding YafY family protein: protein MSEQTASKTEDNTNDAASRHGAATTARQWQVLSQLQRNRWVGTTHVYEQLKLAGFDISLRTVQRDLNALAKRFPIEKNNANPQGWRWCDDAPLQSLPHMNLSQAVAFNMVEANLTQLLPPAILDELFPWFDLARRQLKNSKVTHSWIDRVRIEPATQPLIAPHIDLESKDNIYHALFYQLQIQACYTRSNKLEASEYTLNPIAIIQRGVIIYLLATRTDDPDVIIRTFALHRFTSVELLETSAQTPSGFQLDSYLDAGGMGFTHPLLSQLPDHGKNTAIELHFTKSAGRSLTESKLSDDQTVTLNDDDTLTISATVNLTSQLVWWLRGFGNGLLATKPALLYQAVSGIEFE from the coding sequence ATGAGCGAGCAAACAGCATCCAAAACCGAAGACAATACTAATGATGCTGCCAGCCGACACGGAGCCGCGACCACCGCACGTCAATGGCAGGTGCTATCACAGTTGCAGCGTAATCGCTGGGTGGGCACGACTCATGTTTATGAGCAGCTCAAGCTGGCAGGGTTTGATATTAGCTTACGTACAGTGCAAAGAGACCTCAACGCCTTAGCCAAACGCTTTCCGATTGAGAAGAATAACGCCAATCCGCAAGGCTGGCGCTGGTGCGATGATGCGCCACTGCAAAGTCTACCGCATATGAATCTATCGCAAGCGGTGGCCTTCAATATGGTTGAGGCCAATCTGACTCAATTATTACCGCCTGCTATTTTAGATGAGTTATTTCCTTGGTTTGATCTAGCGCGACGTCAGCTAAAAAATAGCAAGGTTACCCATTCATGGATAGATCGTGTGCGTATTGAGCCTGCCACTCAGCCACTAATTGCCCCGCATATCGACTTAGAGAGCAAAGACAATATCTATCATGCGTTATTTTATCAGCTGCAGATTCAAGCGTGCTATACCCGTAGCAATAAGCTTGAGGCAAGTGAATATACACTGAACCCTATCGCTATTATTCAACGTGGGGTCATTATCTATTTGCTCGCAACCCGTACTGATGATCCTGATGTTATTATTCGCACCTTTGCCCTACACCGCTTTACTAGCGTTGAGCTATTAGAGACTAGCGCCCAAACGCCAAGCGGCTTTCAGTTAGATAGCTATCTAGATGCTGGCGGTATGGGCTTTACCCATCCGCTACTGAGTCAATTACCTGACCATGGTAAAAACACCGCCATCGAGCTGCACTTTACTAAAAGCGCTGGTAGAAGCTTGACGGAAAGTAAGTTAAGTGACGATCAAACGGTAACCCTAAATGACGATGATACCCTGACCATATCGGCAACGGTAAATCTTACCTCACAGCTAGTCTGGTGGTTACGTGGCTTCGGTAATGGCTTGTTGGCTACTAAGCCCGCTCTGCTTTATCAAGCCGTATCAGGTATTGAATTTGAGTAA
- a CDS encoding TerD family protein — MAIATQPTLSNSLSTLGLTAKTLFFSLNFDFTPPKTEKKKKNRFKQNQGAIDIDIACVLYDKQCTIVDMVWFKQLRDSAESVRHQGDSLNGKDRGEQALYHAPLDQEQIRLYLKDIPAQVTSIGLLANSYYEQPFRRVHAGEIHLSDDEGNRAFDINLKQLPGDCHTLWVASLHREVGDWHLILQNLPLPAKDLEKAAQEVAHELARALPVPLSVAT; from the coding sequence ATGGCCATCGCGACTCAACCTACATTGTCTAACAGTCTATCTACATTAGGACTCACAGCGAAGACTTTGTTTTTTTCGTTGAACTTTGACTTTACTCCGCCTAAAACTGAGAAAAAGAAAAAGAATCGTTTTAAGCAAAATCAAGGCGCTATAGACATTGATATCGCTTGTGTGCTTTATGATAAGCAGTGCACTATTGTAGACATGGTTTGGTTCAAGCAGCTGCGTGATAGTGCTGAGTCTGTTCGCCATCAAGGTGATAGCCTAAATGGTAAAGATCGCGGTGAGCAAGCGTTGTATCATGCGCCGCTCGATCAAGAGCAAATCCGCCTTTATTTGAAAGATATTCCTGCTCAAGTGACTAGTATCGGCCTATTAGCGAACTCTTATTATGAACAGCCCTTCAGACGCGTCCATGCAGGTGAGATACATTTGAGCGATGATGAAGGCAATCGGGCTTTTGATATTAATTTAAAACAGTTACCAGGCGATTGTCATACACTTTGGGTAGCAAGCTTACATCGTGAGGTTGGCGATTGGCATTTAATCCTACAGAATCTGCCCCTACCTGCCAAGGATCTAGAAAAGGCGGCGCAAGAAGTCGCGCATGAGCTAGCGCGTGCCCTACCCGTACCTCTATCTGTCGCTACCTGA
- a CDS encoding ion transporter has translation MPFHPIHRLRHFVYDILQNDDHDTLFSRSIDYFLILLILTNVAAVIAESVDQWYYPYQDYFTWFENFSIVVFSIEYLLRFWSVAEAKPDNTTWRQRWEWLKSPSALIDLIAIAPAFLNFFVSIDLRFLRILRLFRILKLTRYFASMRILLVVISKEKGSFQAVIFILIIMIVTASSGIYLVENHAQPEEFESIPKAMWWAVVTLTTVGYGDVTPITNAGKILGAIITILGVGLAALPAGILATGLANELEQRRDEIEQQFREYLVDGDFDLVQNQTMIDKIRRELGLDREEAQAIVLQVLREQALEQREKEVKQKNFCPNCGESL, from the coding sequence ATGCCATTTCATCCCATACACCGCTTACGTCACTTTGTTTATGACATTCTGCAAAACGATGACCACGATACTTTGTTTAGTCGGAGCATTGATTACTTTTTAATTTTGTTAATCCTGACTAACGTAGCTGCCGTTATTGCTGAGTCTGTTGATCAGTGGTATTACCCTTATCAAGACTATTTTACTTGGTTTGAAAATTTCTCCATCGTGGTGTTTTCGATCGAATATCTGCTACGGTTTTGGAGTGTCGCTGAGGCTAAGCCTGATAATACCACTTGGCGACAACGTTGGGAGTGGCTCAAAAGCCCTTCAGCACTGATCGATCTTATCGCTATTGCACCTGCCTTTTTGAACTTCTTTGTCAGTATCGATTTACGCTTCTTGCGTATATTACGCTTGTTTAGAATCTTAAAGCTTACGCGCTATTTTGCTTCGATGCGTATTCTGCTCGTGGTTATCAGTAAAGAGAAGGGCTCGTTTCAAGCGGTTATCTTTATTTTAATAATTATGATAGTGACCGCCTCTAGTGGCATTTATTTAGTTGAGAATCATGCCCAGCCTGAGGAGTTTGAATCTATACCTAAAGCGATGTGGTGGGCGGTGGTGACTCTAACTACCGTCGGTTATGGTGATGTCACGCCGATCACTAATGCAGGCAAGATATTAGGTGCTATTATTACTATCTTGGGTGTTGGCTTGGCAGCTTTGCCAGCAGGTATTTTGGCCACAGGCCTTGCCAATGAGCTTGAGCAACGGCGTGATGAGATCGAGCAGCAGTTTCGTGAGTATTTAGTCGATGGTGATTTTGATCTAGTGCAGAATCAGACAATGATTGATAAGATACGCCGTGAGCTGGGATTGGATCGAGAAGAGGCACAGGCTATCGTCTTACAAGTACTGCGCGAGCAAGCGCTAGAGCAGCGCGAAAAAGAAGTAAAGCAAAAGAACTTTTGCCCTAATTGTGGTGAGTCTTTATAG